The Vibrio sp. SNU_ST1 genome has a segment encoding these proteins:
- a CDS encoding septal ring lytic transglycosylase RlpA family protein — translation MSVKVFPVKTSLVNELPIKKLISIVGLAVAINGCSSTEPTGRYDIDSDIAPDAPISVEHLEDAHPQYEPYSLGGNSDYTLRGKDYQIVKQTEGFTEKGKASWYGKKFHGHLTSNGEIYDMYSMSAAHKTLPIPSYVKVTNTDNDKTTIVRINDRGPFHEGRIIDLSYAAAYKLDVLRTGTANVEIEVITVAMPTDANKKAALPQFIIQVATSPHEDRTEELAKDLGEKLAVATFLQPNDDNYRLMLGPFHDYALTQEKLEQVKLMGYPSAYIKKHTLTR, via the coding sequence ATGTCTGTTAAAGTATTTCCTGTAAAAACATCTTTGGTTAATGAGTTACCAATAAAAAAACTAATATCTATTGTGGGTCTAGCCGTTGCTATTAACGGTTGTTCTTCGACTGAACCAACAGGTCGCTACGATATTGATTCAGATATTGCACCGGATGCACCGATCTCGGTCGAGCATTTAGAGGACGCCCACCCTCAGTATGAGCCTTATAGCTTAGGTGGTAACAGTGACTACACCCTACGTGGTAAAGACTATCAAATTGTAAAACAGACAGAAGGATTTACCGAGAAAGGCAAGGCCTCTTGGTACGGTAAAAAATTTCATGGTCATTTAACGTCGAATGGCGAGATCTACGACATGTATTCGATGTCTGCGGCACACAAAACATTGCCGATTCCGAGCTATGTAAAAGTGACGAATACCGATAATGACAAAACGACGATTGTGCGCATCAATGACCGAGGCCCATTTCATGAAGGGCGAATCATTGACCTTAGTTATGCCGCGGCATACAAACTCGATGTATTGAGAACAGGCACGGCAAATGTTGAGATAGAAGTCATCACAGTGGCTATGCCAACCGACGCAAATAAAAAGGCGGCTTTACCTCAATTTATTATTCAAGTAGCCACTTCTCCACATGAAGATAGAACCGAGGAGTTAGCCAAAGATCTAGGCGAAAAGTTAGCTGTAGCAACGTTCTTGCAGCCAAATGATGATAACTACCGCCTGATGCTTGGCCCATTTCATGACTATGCTCTGACTCAAGAAAAATTAGAACAAGTTAAGCTAATGGGTTACCCGTCAGCTTATATAAAAAAACACACGCTAACTCGCTAA
- the rodA gene encoding rod shape-determining protein RodA, which yields MKLDPSTGRNRALFERLHIDLPLLLGILVLMGFALLIMYSASGQSLAMMDRQAMRMVLSLGVMIFLAQISPRTYETLAPLLFAGGVILLLGVLFFGEASKGAQRWLNFGFIRFQPSELLKLAVPLMLARFIGKRSLPPTFQTLAISLVMVFVPTILIAKQPDLGTSILIAASGIFVIFLAGISWKIIASAAIALGGFIPILWFFLMREYQKVRVRTLFDPESDPLGAGYHIIQSKIAIGSGGISGKGWLQGTQSQLEFIPERHTDFIFAVIAEEWGMIGILFLLAIYLFIIGRGLVLASQAQTAFGRMMGGSIVLSFFVYIFVNIGMVSGILPVVGVPLPLVSYGGTSMVTLMAGFGILMSIHTHRKAFSKAT from the coding sequence ATGAAACTTGATCCTTCAACTGGACGAAATAGAGCCCTATTTGAACGGCTGCATATCGACCTACCGCTATTGCTTGGCATTCTGGTTTTAATGGGCTTTGCCCTATTGATCATGTACAGCGCAAGTGGACAAAGCCTTGCGATGATGGATCGCCAAGCGATGCGTATGGTGCTGTCTTTAGGTGTGATGATCTTCTTAGCACAAATTTCACCTCGAACTTACGAGACCTTGGCTCCACTACTGTTTGCGGGCGGTGTCATCTTACTATTAGGCGTATTGTTCTTTGGTGAGGCCTCTAAGGGGGCTCAGCGCTGGTTAAACTTCGGTTTTATTCGATTCCAACCCTCGGAATTATTGAAGCTTGCAGTACCTTTGATGTTGGCTCGATTTATTGGTAAGCGCTCACTCCCACCGACTTTCCAAACCTTGGCTATTTCATTAGTAATGGTGTTTGTACCTACCATCCTTATCGCTAAACAACCAGATTTAGGCACGTCGATACTCATCGCTGCATCAGGTATCTTTGTGATATTTCTGGCTGGTATTAGTTGGAAGATCATTGCCAGCGCCGCGATTGCACTGGGTGGGTTTATTCCAATTTTATGGTTCTTCTTAATGCGTGAATATCAAAAGGTTCGTGTCAGAACCCTTTTTGATCCTGAATCAGATCCATTAGGTGCGGGCTACCACATCATCCAAAGTAAAATTGCAATTGGCTCTGGTGGTATATCAGGAAAAGGGTGGCTTCAAGGTACCCAATCTCAACTAGAGTTCATTCCAGAGCGCCATACCGATTTTATTTTTGCAGTCATCGCCGAAGAATGGGGCATGATTGGTATTTTGTTTTTACTCGCTATCTACCTGTTCATTATTGGCCGCGGCTTAGTGCTTGCAAGCCAAGCTCAAACTGCCTTTGGTCGAATGATGGGCGGCAGTATCGTACTGAGTTTCTTCGTCTATATTTTTGTAAACATTGGTATGGTAAGTGGCATTCTACCTGTAGTTGGTGTCCCTCTACCTCTGGTCAGCTATGGTGGTACCTCTATGGTCACCCTTATGGCCGGTTTCGGTATTTTAATGTCAATCCATACACACAGAAAAGCATTCTCGAAGGCGACCTAA
- the mrdA gene encoding penicillin-binding protein 2 → MLRKRSQIRDYKAEARLFTSRAFVAFAGIIVMMSLLVVNLYNIQVNQYQDYKTRSNDNRIKVVPIAPNRGLIYDRNGVLLAENRPVFNLEITPEKVKNMEDTLVRLQALIDIPPERIERFNRDRRNSRRFKSVPILNQLTEEQVAVFSVNQHKFPGVEVTGTLKRFYPYGDVLTHVIGYVSRINDRDMQRLVREEKDANYQATRDIGKLGIERYYEDMLHGTAGYQEVEVNSRGRVIRTLKFVPSAPGKDIVLNLDIKLQLYVHKLLDGRRGSAVVLDPKDNGVLAMVSSPSYDPNAFVHGISSKGYNALLQDKDRPLVNRATLGIYPPASTIKPFIAVAALQEGVITPNTTRNDPGYWKIPNSKTKPFRDWLRWGHGVVDIEKAIEESVDTFFYQISFDLGIDRLSKWMMLFGFGDYTGIDIYEESKANMPTREWKMARHRVPWYQGDTIPVGIGQGYWTATPMQIAKATSVLVNEGEVTAPHLLRATIENGQPFDEQTISEIETYPPVTGVKQRYWDIAQEGMRLVNHGKKGTARRSFQKMSYQTAGKSGTAQVFGLKEDEEYNADEIAEHLRDHALFTGYAPFEAPEAVVTIVLENAGGGSSNGGPVVRRILDHIILAEDYESEPIK, encoded by the coding sequence ATGTTACGTAAACGTAGCCAAATTCGTGATTACAAAGCAGAAGCACGACTATTTACTAGTCGTGCTTTTGTTGCGTTTGCAGGGATTATAGTGATGATGAGCTTACTGGTTGTGAACCTTTACAACATCCAAGTTAATCAATATCAGGACTATAAAACCCGCTCCAACGACAACCGCATCAAGGTTGTTCCAATCGCACCCAACCGTGGTTTAATTTACGACCGCAACGGTGTACTTCTTGCAGAAAACCGGCCCGTTTTTAATCTGGAGATCACCCCAGAAAAAGTCAAAAACATGGAAGATACGCTTGTTCGTTTACAAGCGTTAATCGACATACCACCGGAGCGTATCGAACGTTTTAATCGTGATCGTCGTAATTCACGTCGCTTCAAATCAGTACCTATTCTTAATCAGCTCACAGAAGAACAAGTGGCGGTCTTTTCTGTAAATCAACATAAGTTCCCAGGCGTTGAAGTGACAGGTACGCTAAAACGTTTCTACCCTTATGGTGATGTGTTAACTCACGTGATTGGCTACGTATCGCGCATCAACGACCGCGATATGCAACGCTTAGTACGAGAAGAAAAAGACGCCAATTACCAAGCTACCCGCGATATCGGTAAACTCGGCATTGAGCGCTATTACGAAGACATGCTACACGGCACCGCTGGCTATCAAGAAGTCGAAGTAAACAGCCGTGGACGAGTGATCCGTACTCTTAAATTTGTGCCTTCGGCTCCAGGCAAAGATATCGTGCTCAACTTGGATATCAAACTGCAGCTATACGTTCATAAGTTACTTGATGGCCGCCGTGGTTCAGCCGTGGTTCTCGACCCGAAAGACAATGGCGTGTTAGCCATGGTTTCCAGCCCAAGCTACGACCCAAATGCCTTTGTGCATGGTATTTCCTCGAAAGGTTATAATGCCCTGCTTCAAGACAAAGACCGACCTTTAGTTAACCGCGCAACGCTAGGGATTTATCCGCCAGCATCGACGATCAAACCCTTCATTGCAGTCGCAGCTCTACAAGAAGGCGTAATTACTCCGAACACTACGCGTAACGACCCTGGTTACTGGAAGATACCCAATTCGAAAACGAAACCATTTCGTGACTGGTTACGCTGGGGACACGGTGTCGTTGACATAGAGAAAGCCATTGAAGAATCGGTTGATACCTTCTTCTACCAAATTTCATTTGATTTAGGCATCGATCGCTTATCAAAATGGATGATGTTATTCGGTTTTGGTGATTACACTGGCATCGACATTTACGAAGAAAGCAAAGCGAATATGCCCACTCGCGAATGGAAAATGGCCAGACACCGTGTACCTTGGTATCAAGGTGACACCATCCCTGTCGGTATTGGCCAGGGTTACTGGACAGCAACACCAATGCAGATAGCAAAAGCGACTTCAGTACTGGTCAATGAAGGAGAGGTAACCGCTCCCCATTTACTGCGTGCGACAATTGAGAACGGTCAACCGTTCGATGAACAAACGATATCTGAAATCGAAACGTACCCTCCGGTAACGGGTGTTAAGCAGAGATACTGGGATATCGCGCAAGAAGGCATGAGATTGGTAAACCACGGAAAGAAAGGCACAGCAAGACGCTCATTCCAAAAAATGTCTTATCAAACTGCTGGTAAATCAGGTACTGCACAAGTATTCGGTCTAAAAGAAGATGAAGAATATAACGCAGATGAAATCGCAGAACATTTACGCGATCATGCCCTCTTCACCGGTTATGCGCCTTTTGAAGCTCCTGAAGCGGTCGTAACTATCGTTTTGGAGAATGCCGGTGGTGGTTCATCAAATGGTGGCCCAGTTGTAAGAAGAATTTTAGACCATATTATTCTTGCAGAAGATTATGAAAGTGAGCCAATAAAATAA
- the rlmH gene encoding 23S rRNA (pseudouridine(1915)-N(3))-methyltransferase RlmH, with amino-acid sequence MKIQLIAVGTKMPKWVEEGFNEYKRRFPHDMPLELIEITAGKRGKNADIARILQKEGEAMLAAVPKGNRIVTLDIPGRKWDTPQLAEQLESWKLDGRDVSILIGGPEGLAPACKASADQSWSLSALTLPHPLVRVIMAESLYRAWSVTANHPYHRE; translated from the coding sequence TTGAAGATCCAGTTAATCGCAGTTGGTACAAAAATGCCAAAGTGGGTTGAAGAAGGCTTTAACGAATATAAACGCCGCTTCCCTCATGATATGCCATTAGAACTCATTGAGATCACTGCGGGAAAACGCGGTAAAAATGCCGATATTGCACGTATTCTTCAAAAAGAAGGCGAAGCAATGTTAGCTGCAGTTCCAAAAGGCAACCGCATTGTCACACTCGATATCCCGGGAAGAAAGTGGGATACGCCTCAACTCGCAGAGCAATTGGAAAGTTGGAAGCTGGATGGCCGTGACGTTTCTATCCTTATTGGCGGGCCTGAAGGATTAGCACCAGCATGTAAAGCGTCAGCAGACCAAAGCTGGTCTCTGTCAGCACTTACGCTCCCTCACCCATTAGTACGCGTTATCATGGCTGAAAGCTTGTATCGAGCTTGGAGCGTCACTGCTAACCACCCTTATCATCGAGAATAA
- the rsfS gene encoding ribosome silencing factor — MLREELKDFLADKADDMKAESIVTIDVEGKSSVTDYMIVCTGTSKRHVASIAQHVADEVRKAGMNPLGMDGQQEGEWVVLDMGTSMLHVMQEEHRELYQLEKLWG, encoded by the coding sequence GTGTTACGTGAAGAACTAAAAGATTTTCTTGCAGACAAAGCCGACGACATGAAAGCAGAATCGATTGTGACTATCGATGTAGAAGGCAAATCAAGTGTTACTGACTACATGATTGTTTGTACTGGTACCTCTAAGCGCCATGTTGCCTCTATTGCACAGCATGTTGCTGATGAAGTGCGCAAGGCCGGTATGAATCCCCTTGGTATGGACGGCCAACAAGAAGGTGAATGGGTTGTTCTAGATATGGGCACAAGCATGCTTCACGTTATGCAAGAAGAGCATCGTGAACTGTACCAACTAGAAAAACTTTGGGGCTAA
- the holA gene encoding DNA polymerase III subunit delta, which produces MRIFADRLSEQLAKQLSNVYLIFGNEPLLLQESREAIQKTAKEQGFEERHRFAIDSSLDWNQVYDCTQALSLFSSRQLIELELPESGVNAAIAKELIAISEHIHSDILLILVGTKLTKAQESAKWFKALSNQGHWVSCLTPDVSRLPQFVQTRCRKIGLSPDPEAIQMLAQWHEGNLFALTQSLEKLALQYPDGKLTLVRLEESLSRHNHFTPFHWSDALLAGKGNRAQRILRQLEAEGVEPVILLRSIQRELALLLQMQQQMKQMPIAQVFEKHRIWQSKKPLYNAALTRVSISQLHSLFALLTQVELMTKTQYEQSPWPLIHQLSVEFCIPSASIPFHA; this is translated from the coding sequence ATGCGTATTTTTGCTGATCGTTTATCTGAGCAACTTGCTAAGCAGTTAAGCAACGTTTACCTAATTTTTGGTAACGAACCTTTACTGCTGCAGGAAAGCCGAGAAGCGATTCAAAAGACAGCCAAAGAGCAAGGCTTCGAAGAACGCCACCGCTTTGCTATTGATAGCAGTCTGGACTGGAATCAAGTCTACGACTGCACTCAAGCATTGAGCCTATTCTCTAGTCGTCAGCTCATCGAGCTTGAATTACCAGAGTCCGGGGTCAATGCCGCAATAGCAAAAGAGCTGATCGCAATTTCAGAGCATATCCATAGCGATATCTTGTTGATCTTGGTGGGCACCAAGCTCACTAAGGCTCAAGAGAGCGCTAAGTGGTTTAAAGCGCTCTCTAATCAAGGACATTGGGTCAGCTGTTTAACTCCAGACGTTAGCCGATTACCTCAGTTTGTCCAAACACGCTGTCGTAAAATCGGCTTGTCACCGGATCCTGAAGCGATACAAATGTTGGCGCAATGGCATGAGGGTAATCTATTTGCACTCACCCAAAGCCTAGAAAAACTGGCTCTTCAATACCCAGATGGAAAGCTCACATTAGTACGCTTAGAAGAATCGCTGAGTCGACACAACCATTTTACTCCCTTCCATTGGAGTGATGCGTTATTAGCGGGCAAAGGCAACCGTGCACAGCGAATCCTGCGTCAGTTAGAAGCCGAAGGTGTCGAACCCGTTATCTTATTGCGCAGCATACAACGTGAGCTTGCTCTACTATTACAAATGCAGCAACAAATGAAGCAGATGCCAATCGCGCAGGTATTTGAAAAGCACCGTATCTGGCAATCCAAAAAACCTCTTTATAACGCCGCGCTAACAAGAGTTTCGATATCTCAATTACACTCCCTGTTTGCGCTACTCACTCAAGTAGAATTGATGACAAAAACGCAATATGAACAGTCGCCTTGGCCACTAATTCATCAGTTAAGTGTAGAGTTTTGTATCCCTTCAGCTTCAATCCCATTTCACGCATAA
- the lptE gene encoding LPS assembly lipoprotein LptE codes for MRLISLSSLKVTIVVLTVSLLSACGFHLRGDYSVPEELNKISVTSYDQYSTFTRMMKSQLRMIDVEIVPPAENTPNLHVISERVGERTLSLYQGSQKTGPRAAEKELTFRARYRVTIPDLGSKTFSTSVTRSYLDNPLTALAKSVERDMIEDEMRKLATSQILRQMARLKANIAADSMNLEALEHVQVKELEKQYNIKNIEIEDIEIAPTSEEQPTLSESAE; via the coding sequence ATGCGCCTGATTTCACTATCTTCACTGAAAGTTACGATTGTTGTTTTAACCGTTAGTCTTCTAAGTGCCTGTGGTTTCCACCTACGTGGTGATTACTCTGTGCCAGAAGAGCTCAACAAGATCTCTGTGACCAGTTACGACCAATACAGTACGTTTACACGTATGATGAAAAGCCAGCTGCGTATGATTGATGTCGAAATTGTACCGCCTGCAGAAAATACGCCTAACTTACACGTTATTAGCGAGAGAGTCGGCGAGCGAACGCTGTCTCTTTATCAAGGTTCTCAAAAAACAGGTCCTCGAGCAGCAGAAAAAGAGCTAACGTTCAGAGCAAGATACCGCGTAACTATCCCGGATTTAGGTTCAAAGACATTCTCAACCAGCGTAACCCGCAGCTATCTAGATAACCCGTTAACCGCACTTGCGAAATCGGTTGAACGAGACATGATCGAAGATGAAATGCGCAAGCTTGCAACAAGCCAAATCCTTCGTCAGATGGCTCGATTAAAAGCTAATATTGCTGCTGATAGTATGAATTTAGAAGCACTAGAGCATGTTCAAGTCAAAGAGCTTGAGAAGCAGTACAACATCAAAAATATTGAAATTGAAGACATTGAGATCGCACCGACTTCTGAAGAACAGCCGACACTCAGTGAATCCGCTGAATAA
- the leuS gene encoding leucine--tRNA ligase, protein MQEQYNPQEIEQKVQQHWDDSETFVVSEDPNKEKFYCLSMFPYPSGRLHMGHVRNYTIGDVVSRFQRLQGKNVMQPIGWDAFGLPAENAAVKNNTAPAPWTYENIEYMKNQLKLLGFGYDWNREFATCTPEYYRWEQEFFTKLYEKGLVYKKTSSVNWCPNDQTVLANEQVEDGCCWRCDTPVEQKKIPQWFIKITEYAQELLDDLDNLEGWPEMVKTMQRNWIGRSEGVELSFAVNGEEAPLEVYTTRPDTLMGVSYVGIAAGHPLAEKASKNNPELAAFVEECRNTKVAEAELATMEKKGMDTGLTAIHPLNGRVVPVYVANFVLMDYGTGAVMAVPAHDQRDYEFATKYGIDIIPVIKPEDGSELDVSEAAYTEKGVLFDSGEFDGLAFQEAFDAIAAKLEAEGKGKKTVNFRLRDWGVSRQRYWGAPIPMVTTEDGEVHPVPADQLPVILPEDVVMDGVTSPIKADKSWAETTFNGEPALRETDTFDTFMESSWYYARYCSPQADDILDPEKANYWLPVDQYVGGIEHACMHLLYSRFFHKLLRDAGYVTSDEPFKQLLCQGMVLADAFFHTNEKGTKEWIAPTDVTIDRDAKGRIEKAVDNQGRNVEHSGMIKMSKSKNNGIDPQEMVDKYGADTVRLFMMFASPADMTLEWQESGVEGANRFLKRVWKLVHAHSAKGAAESVDASALSGDQKALRRDIHKTIAKVTDDIGRRQTFNTAIAAIMELMNKLAKAPQESVQDRAILDEALKAVVRMLYPMTPHISYEMWIALGESNVDSATWPTFDEKALVEDEKTIVVMINGKLRAKLTVAADATEEQVRELGLNDENAKKFLDGLTIRKVIFVPGKLLNIVAN, encoded by the coding sequence ATGCAAGAACAATATAACCCGCAAGAGATTGAACAAAAGGTTCAACAACACTGGGATGACAGCGAGACTTTCGTTGTAAGTGAAGACCCAAATAAAGAAAAATTCTACTGTCTTTCTATGTTCCCTTACCCAAGTGGCCGACTGCACATGGGTCACGTGCGTAACTACACCATCGGTGATGTGGTATCTCGTTTCCAACGTCTACAAGGCAAAAACGTAATGCAGCCAATTGGTTGGGATGCATTCGGCCTACCTGCAGAAAACGCAGCTGTTAAAAACAACACAGCGCCTGCACCATGGACTTACGAAAACATCGAATACATGAAGAACCAACTTAAGCTTCTAGGCTTTGGCTACGACTGGAACCGTGAATTCGCAACCTGTACACCTGAGTACTACCGTTGGGAACAAGAGTTCTTCACTAAGCTTTACGAAAAAGGCCTAGTTTACAAGAAGACCTCTTCTGTTAACTGGTGTCCAAACGACCAAACTGTACTGGCAAACGAGCAAGTAGAAGACGGCTGCTGCTGGCGTTGTGATACTCCAGTAGAGCAAAAGAAAATTCCACAGTGGTTCATTAAAATCACTGAGTACGCTCAAGAGCTACTAGACGATCTAGATAACCTTGAAGGTTGGCCTGAAATGGTTAAGACCATGCAGCGCAACTGGATCGGCCGCTCTGAAGGTGTTGAGCTATCTTTTGCTGTTAACGGCGAAGAAGCACCACTAGAAGTGTACACAACACGTCCTGATACACTAATGGGTGTTTCTTACGTTGGTATCGCTGCAGGTCACCCTCTTGCAGAGAAAGCATCGAAGAACAACCCAGAGCTTGCTGCATTCGTTGAAGAGTGTCGTAACACTAAAGTGGCTGAAGCTGAACTAGCAACGATGGAAAAGAAAGGTATGGATACTGGCCTAACGGCTATCCACCCTCTTAACGGTCGTGTTGTCCCTGTTTACGTAGCTAACTTCGTTCTTATGGATTACGGCACAGGCGCGGTAATGGCGGTTCCAGCTCACGATCAACGTGACTACGAATTCGCAACTAAGTACGGCATCGATATCATCCCAGTAATAAAACCAGAAGACGGTTCTGAGCTAGATGTGTCTGAAGCGGCTTACACTGAGAAAGGTGTCCTGTTCGATTCTGGTGAATTCGATGGTCTTGCGTTCCAAGAAGCATTCGATGCAATCGCTGCGAAACTAGAAGCTGAAGGCAAAGGTAAGAAGACAGTAAACTTCCGTCTACGTGACTGGGGTGTATCTCGTCAACGTTACTGGGGGGCTCCAATCCCAATGGTAACTACTGAAGACGGTGAAGTTCACCCAGTACCAGCAGACCAATTGCCAGTCATTCTTCCAGAAGACGTAGTAATGGATGGTGTTACTAGCCCAATCAAGGCAGATAAGTCTTGGGCTGAAACAACATTCAACGGCGAACCAGCTCTACGTGAGACTGACACGTTCGATACGTTCATGGAGTCTTCATGGTACTACGCTCGTTACTGTTCACCACAAGCTGATGACATTCTAGATCCAGAGAAAGCAAACTACTGGCTACCAGTGGACCAATACGTTGGTGGTATCGAGCACGCTTGTATGCACCTTCTTTACTCTCGTTTCTTCCACAAGCTTCTTCGTGATGCGGGTTACGTGACATCTGATGAACCGTTCAAGCAACTACTATGTCAAGGCATGGTTCTGGCTGACGCGTTCTTCCACACAAACGAAAAAGGCACGAAAGAGTGGATTGCTCCAACTGACGTGACTATCGACCGTGACGCGAAAGGCCGCATTGAAAAAGCAGTCGATAACCAAGGCCGCAACGTTGAGCACTCAGGCATGATCAAAATGTCTAAGTCTAAGAACAACGGTATCGACCCCCAAGAGATGGTAGACAAGTACGGTGCTGATACAGTACGTCTATTCATGATGTTTGCATCACCTGCAGACATGACACTTGAGTGGCAAGAGTCTGGCGTTGAAGGCGCAAACCGCTTCCTTAAGCGTGTTTGGAAATTGGTTCACGCTCACTCTGCTAAAGGTGCTGCTGAATCTGTTGACGCTTCTGCGCTATCTGGCGACCAAAAAGCACTTCGCCGTGATATCCACAAGACTATCGCGAAAGTAACGGACGATATCGGCCGTCGCCAAACGTTCAACACAGCCATCGCTGCGATCATGGAACTGATGAACAAGCTAGCGAAAGCGCCACAAGAATCTGTACAAGATCGCGCAATTCTTGATGAAGCGCTAAAAGCGGTTGTTCGCATGCTTTACCCAATGACTCCACACATCTCTTACGAAATGTGGATTGCACTAGGTGAATCAAACGTAGACTCAGCAACATGGCCAACTTTCGATGAGAAAGCGCTAGTTGAAGACGAGAAAACTATCGTTGTTATGATCAACGGTAAGCTACGAGCAAAACTAACGGTTGCTGCTGACGCGACAGAAGAGCAAGTTCGTGAGCTTGGTCTAAACGATGAGAACGCTAAGAAGTTCCTAGATGGCTTAACTATTCGTAAAGTTATCTTCGTTCCTGGCAAGCTTCTGAACATCGTAGCTAATTAA